In a single window of the Elaeis guineensis isolate ETL-2024a chromosome 8, EG11, whole genome shotgun sequence genome:
- the LOC140851124 gene encoding floral homeotic protein APETALA 3-like isoform X1, with product MAEISLLELFMQEGVQSGELNFLVRSGRLSPSQRRRGFFSLSSKSKVQLKFIEEQHKRSATYRKRIAGLKKKASELAILCDIPVLVISFGPREQVETWPEDNQAARHIIDRYRELSIDIRNKNELDLPGYMKAEIVRHQASFNRRCKDLADMPLLPLDGLFYAMLKSLRELAHQLDSRMEVIKERIQLLEDRKHFNLGETMNMGSQLLEITPRDGMMGIQNTGSAYDLMVSDPYLTMNASLQDPPQPMSFSSGQISTDAFLQYPYGLMGMDEVPLAMVPSIPTIMDEVPLAMMPSIPMNMDEVPLAMMPSILMNMDEVSLAMMPSIPTNNDEVPLL from the exons ATGGCCGAGATCTCGCTGTTAGAGCTATTTATGCAAGAGGGAGTGCAATCAGGGGAACTAAATTTTCTTGTGAGGAGTGGAAGACTCTCCCCTTCTCAAAGAAGACGAGGGTTTTTTTCACTTTCTAGCAAG TCCAAGGTACAACTAAAGTTCATTGAAGAACAGCACAAACGTTCGGCAACCTATAGGAAAAGAATAGCCGGGCTAAAGAAGAAGGCTAGTGAATTGGCCATTCTTTGTGACATCCCGGTCTTGGTGATAAGCTTTGGACCCCGAGAACAAGTAGAGACATGGCCTGAGGACAATCAAGCAGCTCGACACATTATTGACAGGTATCGAGAGCTTAGTATCGATATCCGAAACAAGAACGAACTTGACTTACCAGGTTACATGAAGGCTGAAATCGTCAGACATCAAGCATCATTCAATAGGAGGTGCAAGGATTTAGCTGATATGCCATTGTTGCCTTTGGATGGTTTGTTTTATGCCATGCTCAAGTCACTAAGGGAGCTTGCTCATCAATTGGACTCAAGAATGGAGGTGATCAAAGAGAGAATCCAATTGCTTGAAGATAGAAAGCACTTCAATTTAGGAGAGACCATGAACATGGGAAGCCAATTGCTAGAAATCACTCCCCGTGATGGGATGATGGGTATTCAAAATACAGGTTCTGCTTATGATCTGATGGTTTCGGATCCATATCTCACCATGAACGCTTCCTTGCAAGACCCTCCACAGCCAATGAGCTTCAGTAGCGGACAGATTTCTACAGATGCTTTCTTGCAGTATCCTTATGGGCTAATGGGCATGGATGAGGTACCCTTAGCTATGGTGCCTTCAATTCCAACGATCATGGATGAGGTACCCTTGGCTATGATGCCTTCAATTCCAATGAACATGGATGAGGTACCCTTAGCTATGATGCCTTCAATTCTAATGAACATGGATGAGGTATCCTTAGCTATGATGCCTTCAATTCCAACTAACAATGATGAGGTACCCTTGCTATGA
- the LOC140851124 gene encoding MADS-box transcription factor 3-like isoform X2, whose amino-acid sequence MGQSKVQLKFIEEQHKRSATYRKRIAGLKKKASELAILCDIPVLVISFGPREQVETWPEDNQAARHIIDRYRELSIDIRNKNELDLPGYMKAEIVRHQASFNRRCKDLADMPLLPLDGLFYAMLKSLRELAHQLDSRMEVIKERIQLLEDRKHFNLGETMNMGSQLLEITPRDGMMGIQNTGSAYDLMVSDPYLTMNASLQDPPQPMSFSSGQISTDAFLQYPYGLMGMDEVPLAMVPSIPTIMDEVPLAMMPSIPMNMDEVPLAMMPSILMNMDEVSLAMMPSIPTNNDEVPLL is encoded by the coding sequence ATGGGCCAGTCCAAGGTACAACTAAAGTTCATTGAAGAACAGCACAAACGTTCGGCAACCTATAGGAAAAGAATAGCCGGGCTAAAGAAGAAGGCTAGTGAATTGGCCATTCTTTGTGACATCCCGGTCTTGGTGATAAGCTTTGGACCCCGAGAACAAGTAGAGACATGGCCTGAGGACAATCAAGCAGCTCGACACATTATTGACAGGTATCGAGAGCTTAGTATCGATATCCGAAACAAGAACGAACTTGACTTACCAGGTTACATGAAGGCTGAAATCGTCAGACATCAAGCATCATTCAATAGGAGGTGCAAGGATTTAGCTGATATGCCATTGTTGCCTTTGGATGGTTTGTTTTATGCCATGCTCAAGTCACTAAGGGAGCTTGCTCATCAATTGGACTCAAGAATGGAGGTGATCAAAGAGAGAATCCAATTGCTTGAAGATAGAAAGCACTTCAATTTAGGAGAGACCATGAACATGGGAAGCCAATTGCTAGAAATCACTCCCCGTGATGGGATGATGGGTATTCAAAATACAGGTTCTGCTTATGATCTGATGGTTTCGGATCCATATCTCACCATGAACGCTTCCTTGCAAGACCCTCCACAGCCAATGAGCTTCAGTAGCGGACAGATTTCTACAGATGCTTTCTTGCAGTATCCTTATGGGCTAATGGGCATGGATGAGGTACCCTTAGCTATGGTGCCTTCAATTCCAACGATCATGGATGAGGTACCCTTGGCTATGATGCCTTCAATTCCAATGAACATGGATGAGGTACCCTTAGCTATGATGCCTTCAATTCTAATGAACATGGATGAGGTATCCTTAGCTATGATGCCTTCAATTCCAACTAACAATGATGAGGTACCCTTGCTATGA
- the LOC114914457 gene encoding fructose-bisphosphate aldolase 5, cytosolic, which translates to MSAFVGKYADELIKTAKYIATPGKGILAADESTGTIGKRLASINVENIESNRQALRELLFTSPNALSYLSGVILFEETLYQKTTGGKPFVDVLIENSVIPGIKVDKGTVEIAGTNSETTTQGFDSLGARCQQYYKAGARFAKWRAVLKIGPTEPSELAIQQNAQGLARYAIICQENGLVPIVEPEVLTDGNHDIKKCAAVTEKVLAAVYKALNDHHVLLEGTLLKPNMVTPGSDSPKVTPEVIAEYTVAALRRTVPPAVPGIVFLSGGQSEEEATLNLNAINKLEVVKPWTLSFSFGRALQQSTIKKWAGKKENVPAAQQAFLARCKANSAATLGKYAGGNADAAASESLYVKGYKY; encoded by the exons ATGTCTGCCTTCGTAGGAAAATATGCCG ATGAACTTATCAAGACAGCCAAGTACATAGCCACCCCCGGCAAGGGCATTCTCGCCGCCGACGAGAGCACCGGCACCATCGGGAAACGCCTCGCGAGCATCAACGTGGAGAACATCGAGTCCAACCGGCAAGCCCTCCGCGAGCTCCTCTTCACATCGCCGAACGCCCTCTCCTACCTCTCCGGCGTCATCCTCTTCGAAGAGACCCTCTACCAGAAGACCACCGGCGGCAAGCCCTTCGTCGACGTCCTCATCGAGAACTCCGTCATCCCCGGCATCAAGGTGGACAAAGGCACCGTGGAGATCGCCGGCACCAACTCGGAGACCACCACCCAAGGCTTCGATTCCCTGGGGGCCCGCTGCCAGCAGTACTACAAGGCCGGGGCCCGCTTCGCGAAATGGAGGGCCGTCCTCAAGATTGGGCCCACGGAGCCATCGGAGCTGGCCATCCAGCAGAATGCCCAGGGGCTGGCGCGGTACGCCATTATATGCCAAGAGAACGGCCTCGTGCCCATCGTCGAGCCGGAGGTCCTCACCGACGGCAACCATGACATCAAAAAGTGTGCTGCAGTCACGGAGAAGGTTCTCGCTGCTGTCTACAAGGCACTCAACGATCACCATGTGCTCCTCGAGGGCACCCTCCTCAAGCCCAACATGGTGACCCCTGGCTCAGACAGCCCAAAG gtGACACCTGAAGTGATAGCGGAGTATACAGTGGCAGCACTGCGACGCACCGTCCCACCGGCCGTCCCTGGGATTGTGTTCCTGTCGGGTGGGCAGAGCGAGGAGGAAGCGACGCTGAACCTGAACGCCATAAACAAGCTGGAGGTGGTGAAGCCATGGACTCTGTCCTTCTCATTTGGACGGGCCCTTCAGCAGAGCACCATCAAGAAGTGGGCCGGCAAGAAGGAGAACGTTCCGGCGGCCCAGCAGGCATTCCTGGCAAGGTGCAAAGCCAATTCGGCGGCTACGCTTGGGAAGTACGCTGGGGGAAATGCCGATGCGGCGGCTTCGGAGAGCTTATATGTCAAGGGATACAAATACTAG